From one Phocaeicola salanitronis DSM 18170 genomic stretch:
- a CDS encoding CCA tRNA nucleotidyltransferase, with protein MNLKEHFTGKIFSLISQTADELGLECYVVGGYVRDIFLNRPSKDIDVVVVGSGIQTAEALGKRLGPKAHVSVFHNFGTAQVKFFDTEVEFVGARKESYSHDSRKPVVEDGTLEDDQNRRDFTINALAVCMNKARFGELIDPFGGLDDLKQGIIRTPLDPDITFSDDPLRMLRCIRFATQLNFYIEDETFNALERNRERIKIISYERIKDELNKILLSPIPSKGFVDLDRCGLLELIFPELTALQGVEVRNGRGHKDNFYHTLEVVDNIAKVSDNLWLRWATLLHDIGKPRTKRWDPRLGWTFHNHNYIGEKMVPEIFRRMKLPMNEKMKYVQKLVGLHMRPIVIADDEVTDSAVRRLLFEAGDDIDDLMALCEADITSKNEARKQRFLDNFKLVRQKLKDLEEKDRIRNFQPPVDGKEIMQVFNLHPCREIGDLKSAIKDAILDGAIPNEHDAAFRFMLEKAKEMGLEPVGLS; from the coding sequence TATTTTCCTCAACCGCCCGTCGAAAGACATCGATGTGGTCGTAGTAGGAAGCGGCATCCAGACGGCAGAAGCCTTGGGGAAACGCCTGGGACCGAAGGCGCACGTGTCGGTATTCCATAATTTCGGCACCGCGCAAGTAAAATTCTTCGATACCGAAGTGGAATTCGTAGGGGCACGGAAAGAATCGTACAGCCACGACAGCCGCAAGCCTGTCGTAGAGGACGGAACACTGGAAGACGACCAGAACCGGCGCGACTTTACCATCAACGCCCTGGCGGTATGCATGAACAAAGCCCGGTTCGGCGAACTGATTGACCCGTTCGGCGGACTGGACGACTTGAAGCAAGGCATTATCCGCACGCCGCTCGACCCCGACATCACGTTCAGCGACGACCCCTTGCGCATGCTGCGCTGCATCCGGTTTGCCACCCAGCTGAACTTTTACATCGAAGACGAAACATTCAACGCGCTGGAGCGCAACCGGGAACGGATTAAAATCATCTCGTACGAACGCATCAAAGACGAACTGAACAAAATCCTGCTCTCGCCCATCCCTTCGAAAGGATTTGTCGACCTTGACCGCTGCGGGCTGCTGGAACTGATATTTCCCGAACTGACCGCCCTGCAAGGCGTAGAAGTGCGCAACGGACGAGGGCATAAGGATAATTTCTACCACACGCTGGAAGTGGTGGACAACATCGCGAAAGTATCAGACAACCTCTGGCTGCGGTGGGCGACCTTGTTGCACGACATCGGCAAACCGCGCACCAAACGCTGGGACCCTCGCCTGGGATGGACCTTCCATAACCATAATTACATAGGAGAAAAAATGGTGCCCGAAATATTCCGGCGCATGAAACTGCCCATGAACGAAAAGATGAAATACGTCCAAAAGCTGGTAGGGCTTCACATGCGCCCCATTGTCATTGCCGATGACGAGGTGACCGACTCGGCGGTACGCCGCCTGCTGTTCGAAGCCGGAGACGACATAGACGACCTCATGGCACTCTGCGAAGCGGACATTACCTCGAAAAACGAGGCACGCAAGCAACGTTTTCTGGACAACTTCAAGCTGGTGCGCCAAAAGCTGAAAGACCTGGAAGAGAAAGACCGCATCCGTAATTTCCAGCCTCCGGTAGACGGAAAGGAAATCATGCAGGTCTTCAACTTGCATCCCTGCCGTGAAATCGGCGACTTAAAGAGTGCCATTAAAGACGCTATCCTGGACGGCGCCATCCCCAACGAGCACGATGCCGCCTTCCGGTTTATGCTGGAGAAAGCCAAGGAAATGGGGCTGGAACCGGTAGGGCTTTCCTAA